DNA sequence from the bacterium genome:
CGCGTGCCGCGCACCGGGGTGATCTACGTCACCAACGAGGCCAAGGCGCTCGGTTACCGGTCCGGTCATCCCGACTGGTCGAACCTCGGACAGGGGCAGCCCGAGACCGGGTCGCTCGAAGGCGCACCCGAGCGCGCGGTATCGATCTCGATCGATCCCGCGGATCACGACTACGCTCCCGTCCCGGGCCTGTGGGAGCTGCGCGAGGCAGTGGCCTCGCTCTACAACCAGCTCTACCGGCGCGGTATGCCGTCGCAATACACGGCCGAGAACGTATCGATCTCAGGCGGTGGACGCGCCGGCCTGACCCGCGCCGTGGCCTCGCTCGGGCACGTCAACCTGGGACACTTTCTGCCCGACTACACCGCCTACGAAGAGCTGCTCGACATCTTCCGGCTGGTGACCCCGATTCCTATTCTCCTCAGCCGCGAGCGTGACTACGCCTTTACCCCCGAAGACCTCGAGCGAGAGGTCCTGGGACGGGGTCTGGGAGCGCTGCTGATCTCGAACCCGTGCAACCCCATGGGCAAGCTGATCTCGGGCACCGAGCTCGCCGACTGGGTCGGCGTCGGCCGCCGGCTGGACTGCTCGCTGATCCTCGATGAGTTCTACTCCCACTACATCTGGAACCTCGGCCCCGGAGAGCCGGGCCCGACGGTCAGCGCCGCTCGCTACGTCGAGGATGTCGACCGGGACCCGGTCGTGATCCTGGACGGCTTTACCAAGAACTGGCGCTACCCTGGATGGCGCGTGACCTGGACGGTCGCGCCCCGGCCGGTCATCGCCGCGGTCGAAAGCGCCGGTTCGTTTCTCGACGGGGGCGGCTCGAAGCCCCTGCAGCGGGCGGCGACGGACCTGCTCGCCCCGGATCGAGTGGCGGCCGAAGCGCGCGCCATCGAAGCCTCGTTCCGTCCCAAGCGCGAGCTGATGCTAGAGCGCGCTCGAGCGATGGGGCTGATCGTGGACCGGGAACCCGACGGCACGTTCTACGTCTTCGTTTCACTCAGGGAGCTGCCCGAGCCGATTTCCGAAGGCATGGCCTTCTTTCGCGCCGCCCTCGAGCGTCGCGTGATTACGGTGCCGGGGGTGTTTTTCGACGTCAACCCCGGCCGGCGAAGAGCGGGCCGCCACTCGCGCTTTCGCCAGCACCTGAGGCTGTCGTTCGGCCCCACGGCCGGCGAGATCGGCGAGGGCCTCGACCGGATAGAACAGCTGATTCGCGATACGCCGTCAGGGCGTTCCTCGTAGGAACAAGCTCTGGCCGAACCGTGACTGGGCCTCGAAGACGAAAACGCCGGCGGACGTTCTCCGTAGTGGTATTGTGTATTCCATTACGCGTCCGGATTCCCCTGTTCGCGGGTCGAATCCACCCACCCTAAGAGTCCGAGAAGGAGGAAGTCCATGCAGAAACTCCGTTTCCCGACCGCTGTTCTAGCCGTCGCAATCCTGGCCATGACCGTTGGCTGTGCGCCTCCGGCGACAGAAGAAGTCGCAGAAACCGCCGCCGTCATGGTTGAGGAGATTCCGATTACGACCAACTCGGACGCCGCGAGGGCCCTGTTCGAGGAGGGGGAGTACCTACTTGATGTCGGCCGCGGCGTAGAGGCCCGAGCCAAGTTCCAGGCCGCGATCGCGGAGGACCCGGGATTCGTGCGGGCACACTTCAACCAGTCGAATACCGCGCTGTCGTTCAAGGAGTTCCAGACCTGCCTCGACATGGCCTCCGAGCACCTGACCAATGCCAGCGAAGGCGAGAAGATGATGGTCGAGATCAACCGTACCTTCTTGACCAACGACACGGAAAAAGGCGTCGAGCTGGGCCGGCAGTTGGCCGAGAGCCATCCGAATAGCCCCCGCGCGCACCTGATTCTGGCCGGACTTCTCGGCGGACAGAACGACAACGAAGGCGCCCGGGCCGCGATGGGGGCCGCCTTGCGGCTCGATGCGGATTCTCCCGGTGCCCTCTTTGGGATCGCCAATAATTATCTCTTCGGAGAACCGAAGGATTTCACCAAAGCCGAAGAGTGGGCCCAGAAGACGCTGGCGGCCTTCCCGGACGAGGCCAAAGGCTGGGAGCTCATGGGCGACATCCGACGCGCGCAGCTGGATCTCGAAGGAGCTCTCGGCGCCTATGAAAAGGCCACCGAGGTCGACGCCTCGCTGGCCGTGGCCCAGCACAAGAAAGGCCACGTCAACTCCTTCCTGGGCAACATCGAAGCCGCCCGGGAAGCCTACGACGCCGGGGTTGCGGCGGCTCCCGCCGAAAACAAGGCCGCCTACGCCGTCTACAAGACGTACACCGGGATTCATGCCGGCGACATTCCCGCGGCCCTGGCAGAGATGGAAGAGCTGGCGGAGAACATCGAGGCCATGGGCACGCCCGCCGATCAGGTCAAGGGCCTCAAGATCTTCGCCCTGAACAGCCACGCCACCGCGGCAATGCACGCCGGTCTTCTCGACCGAGCGGCGAAATCGGTGGCCAAGGGCAACGAGCTGCGCATGGCGATTGCGGAAGACGTCGGTACCGATGACGCCCGCCGGCTGCAGGAATCCGTCTGCCATCTCTGGGACGGCCTCCTGGCAGCGTACCAGGGCGACGGTGACGCGGCCGCCATTCATGCCGGCAAGATCGAAGAGCTGGTCGCCGAGGACGATAACCCGCGCAAGATGGAGCCGGCCCATTACGTGCTCGGCATGGCGGCGCTGAGCGAGGGCGACCACGAGACGGCCGCCCAGCACCTGCGCCAGGCCAACTACAAGAACAACATGTTCATTCGGTATCAACTGGCACTCGCGGAAGAAGCGCTCGGCAACACGGAAGAGGCGAAAAAGCTCTTCGGCGAGGTCGGCAACTGGAATTTCAACTCCGTCGGCTTTGCCCTGGTCCACAAGGACGCCAAGGCGAGAGCCGCGGCCTAGGGGACAGGAATGAGCGCCGAGGACCGAGACCCCACTACCGAGCGACGCAGCGGAATACCCACCCGATCCGGCGAGGAACGGCGCAAGGCCGACCGGCGGATCGCCGATGTTCCGGTCGAGGTGGACCGTCGTAAAGGCCCGACCCGAAGCGGAGAGGATCGGCGGCGCGGCGACCGGCGAAAGGGATAGTCTCGAAGAGCTAGGAGTTAGGCTTGGGCGGCGGTGTCTCGGAGCTCGAGGGCGGCCTCTAGGGCAACGGTAATCGCGGCTTCGATGCACGCATCGTAGTCGACCACGGAGGCGTGGCTGCCCGGTTGGCTGATCGCCGGGCATATCGTTCCGGCCCGATGTCCGAGCGCGCCGGCCAGGTGAAACAGGAGGCTCGACTCCATCTCCATGTTGAGCACCCTAAGCCCCTTGACCGAGAGCCTCGCAAGAGCTCCCTTGATGTCCGGAACCGTATTGACGAGGCCGGCGATCCTGCGGCTCGAAGGACCGTAGAACCCGGGCGCCGACACCGTGATGCCCGATTCGCTCGGCATCCGGCCGTCTCCCGCACAACGTTTCAAGAGCTCATGCACCTCGGGGTTCGCCTTCGATGCATAGACCCCGAGCCGACCGCGGAATCGAGACCCGGAGCCCACCGCCTCGTCGAGCAAACGCCGCGCCTCCTGCTCGATCTCGACGACGTTCACGTCCGCGGGTGGCGACTCGTAGAACACCCCGGTGCTGTCCAGCCCCAACGCATACTCGGCGACACAGAGGGTGCCCGCGGCTACATCCGGCTGCACGCCACCGGAAGTCCCGATCCGAATAATGTCCAGCGCCTCTCCTCCCGCTCTCGGCAAAGCGGTCTCGAGATCCAAGGCATGGGCCGCGTGGAGCTCGATCATCGCGATCTCGACATTGTCGGTACCGATGCCGGTACCGATGACCGTCATCGACAAGCCCCGAACCTTGCCGCTGAGCGTTACGAACTCGCGGTTCTTGACCTCGTGCTCAATCGTGTCGAACCGAGCCGCGACCTTGTAGGCACGCGCCGGGTCTCCGACGAGGAAAACGCTACGCCCGACCTCATCGGGTGCGACTCCGAGGTGGTAGAGCCGGCCGTCACGGGTGACGATCTGGGACCGTTCGGACAAAGCTCCACCTAGTCCGCGGGAGCCGGCTGCGCGGCCTGCTGCTCGGGGCAGACCGGATTGCCCTTGTCGAGGACGATTTTCCAGACCCCGGGCGCCTCCTGCCTCCAGACCGAGGTGAAGGTCGAGATCAATGGCTTCGGCATGACTTTCCCTCCAAGAAGATTCACCGCGCCAGTCTCGCACGTCTTCGATGGCAATCACTCAAGCTCTGCAACCTTTCGGACCATCGAACCGTATCTCTAGGCAACAGAAAGGAGACTTAACCATGCGACGGAAAACTCTGACCTCCAGCGCTCTGGCTTTTACTCTCGTTCTTGCCGTTTTCACGGTCGGGCTGTTTACAGAGGCCCCCGCCTCGGCGAAAGGGGAGAATGTAACGTTTCAGAACAAGGGCAGATTCATTCAGGAGATTCTGGTGGCCTACGGCGCCGATGGCGAATGCAGCGAGATGCCCACCAGCGAGAACATCACTCTCGAGCCCAAACAGAGCCAGGTTGTCTCCTCGGCGGATTCCAACGTGTGCTGGTGCGGAGTGGCCGTCAAGGCCGGCGCCGAGAAGCGAAAGATCACCCGCTGCGGCGAGTGGAAGATCGCCAAGCCCGGGCGCAAGGTTCGCGTCGGATCCTGACCCGCCGG
Encoded proteins:
- a CDS encoding nucleoside phosphorylase, whose translation is MSERSQIVTRDGRLYHLGVAPDEVGRSVFLVGDPARAYKVAARFDTIEHEVKNREFVTLSGKVRGLSMTVIGTGIGTDNVEIAMIELHAAHALDLETALPRAGGEALDIIRIGTSGGVQPDVAAGTLCVAEYALGLDSTGVFYESPPADVNVVEIEQEARRLLDEAVGSGSRFRGRLGVYASKANPEVHELLKRCAGDGRMPSESGITVSAPGFYGPSSRRIAGLVNTVPDIKGALARLSVKGLRVLNMEMESSLLFHLAGALGHRAGTICPAISQPGSHASVVDYDACIEAAITVALEAALELRDTAAQA
- a CDS encoding pyridoxal phosphate-dependent aminotransferase, producing the protein MSDPAKPADTLQAFRRVPRTGVIYVTNEAKALGYRSGHPDWSNLGQGQPETGSLEGAPERAVSISIDPADHDYAPVPGLWELREAVASLYNQLYRRGMPSQYTAENVSISGGGRAGLTRAVASLGHVNLGHFLPDYTAYEELLDIFRLVTPIPILLSRERDYAFTPEDLEREVLGRGLGALLISNPCNPMGKLISGTELADWVGVGRRLDCSLILDEFYSHYIWNLGPGEPGPTVSAARYVEDVDRDPVVILDGFTKNWRYPGWRVTWTVAPRPVIAAVESAGSFLDGGGSKPLQRAATDLLAPDRVAAEARAIEASFRPKRELMLERARAMGLIVDREPDGTFYVFVSLRELPEPISEGMAFFRAALERRVITVPGVFFDVNPGRRRAGRHSRFRQHLRLSFGPTAGEIGEGLDRIEQLIRDTPSGRSS
- a CDS encoding tetratricopeptide repeat protein — encoded protein: MQKLRFPTAVLAVAILAMTVGCAPPATEEVAETAAVMVEEIPITTNSDAARALFEEGEYLLDVGRGVEARAKFQAAIAEDPGFVRAHFNQSNTALSFKEFQTCLDMASEHLTNASEGEKMMVEINRTFLTNDTEKGVELGRQLAESHPNSPRAHLILAGLLGGQNDNEGARAAMGAALRLDADSPGALFGIANNYLFGEPKDFTKAEEWAQKTLAAFPDEAKGWELMGDIRRAQLDLEGALGAYEKATEVDASLAVAQHKKGHVNSFLGNIEAAREAYDAGVAAAPAENKAAYAVYKTYTGIHAGDIPAALAEMEELAENIEAMGTPADQVKGLKIFALNSHATAAMHAGLLDRAAKSVAKGNELRMAIAEDVGTDDARRLQESVCHLWDGLLAAYQGDGDAAAIHAGKIEELVAEDDNPRKMEPAHYVLGMAALSEGDHETAAQHLRQANYKNNMFIRYQLALAEEALGNTEEAKKLFGEVGNWNFNSVGFALVHKDAKARAAA